A genomic segment from Nicotiana sylvestris chromosome 1, ASM39365v2, whole genome shotgun sequence encodes:
- the LOC138876243 gene encoding uncharacterized protein, which produces MTTIFHDMIHKEIEVYVDDVIIKSKKAIDHREDMRKFFNRLRMYNLKLNPAKCAFGAPAGKLLRFIVSRRGIELDPSKILKKDAAAKWTDDCQRAFDRIKDYLSTLPVLAIKGQALADHLAENPVDGEYEPLKTYFLDEKISSIGEDIAESYDGWRMFFDGAANFKGVREEWATKNTKILSYLHHVRELRKRFTKTEFQHVPKVQNEFADALATLSSMIQHPDKNFIDPIPVKIHDRPAYCAHVEEEADEKPWFYDIKEYLTI; this is translated from the exons atgactactattttccatgacatgatacacaaggagatcgaggtgtatgtagacgatgtcatcatcaaatctaagAAAGCCATTGACCATAGGGAAGATATGAGGaaattcttcaacagactgagaatgtacaatctaaaactgaatcccgccaagtgtgcgtTCGGGGCCCCTGCTGGAAAGTTACTTAGGTTCATCGTaagccgccgaggaatagaactggatccatcaaag atattgaagaaagatgctgctgCTAAATGGACAGATGATTGTCAGagagccttcgacagaatcaaggattACCTATCAACGCTGCCAGTTCTG gcaatcaaaggacaagcattggcagatcatcttgctgaaaatcccgtggatggagaatacgagcctctaaagacaTATTTTCTTGATGAAAAGATATCTtccataggagaagatattgcagaatcctatgacggttggagaatgttttttgatggagcagcaaatttcaaagga gtccgagaagaatgggcaaccaagaacacCAAGATACTCTCTTATCTGCACCATGTACGGGAGTTGAGGAAGAGattcacaaagacggaattccagcatgttcccaaagtccagaatgagtttgccgacgcaTTGGCTACCTTAtcatctatgattcagcatccagataagaacttcatAGATCCTATTCCGGTAAAAATTCATGATCGGCCAGCCTATTgcgctcatgtcgaggaagaagcagacgaaaAACCGTGGTtctatgacatcaaggagtatttaacAATATGA